From Pseudomonas hefeiensis, one genomic window encodes:
- the phaC gene encoding class II poly(R)-hydroxyalkanoic acid synthase — MRDKPAKGSMPAPANFINAQSAVTGLRGRDLLSTLRSVAAHSLRNPLHSARHALKLGNQLGRVLLGETLHPTNPNDKRFADPTWELNPFYRRSLQAYLSWQKQMKSWIDECDMSPDDRARAHFAFALLNDAVSPSNTLLNPLAVKELFNSGGTSLIRGISHLVDDLLHNDGLPRQVTPHAFEVGKTLATTSGAVVFRNEMLELIQYKSMSEKQYAKPLLIVPPQINKFYIFDLSPSNSFVQYALKNGLQVFIISWRNPDVRHREWGLSSYVEATEEAMNVCRAITGAREVNLMGACAGGMTIAALQGHLQAKRQLRRVASATYLVSLLDSQMESPATLFTDEQTLEAAKRRSYQKGILDGRDMARVFAWMRPNDLIWTYFINNYLLGKEPPAFDILYWNNDCTRLPAAYHGDLLDFFKHNPLTQPGGLEVCGTPIDLRKVTVDSFSVAGINDHITPWDAVYRSTLLLGGERRFVLSNSGHVQSILNPPGNPKANYVENPKLSSDPRAWYYDAKHVEGSWWAQWLGWVQERSGAQRETQMTLGNANYPPLEAAPGTYVRVR; from the coding sequence ATGCGCGACAAACCGGCGAAGGGTTCCATGCCCGCCCCTGCCAACTTCATCAATGCACAAAGTGCGGTCACCGGCCTGCGGGGCAGGGACCTGCTTTCCACCCTGCGCAGCGTTGCCGCACACAGCTTGCGCAACCCGCTGCACAGCGCCCGGCATGCGTTGAAGCTGGGCAACCAGTTGGGCCGCGTGCTGCTAGGGGAAACCCTGCACCCGACCAACCCCAACGACAAGCGCTTCGCCGATCCCACCTGGGAGCTGAATCCGTTCTATCGTCGTAGCCTGCAGGCCTACCTGAGCTGGCAGAAACAGATGAAGAGCTGGATCGACGAATGCGACATGAGCCCCGATGACCGTGCCCGGGCTCACTTCGCTTTCGCCCTGCTCAATGATGCCGTATCGCCTTCCAACACCCTGCTCAACCCGCTGGCGGTCAAGGAGCTGTTCAACTCCGGCGGTACCAGCCTGATTCGTGGCATCAGCCACCTGGTGGACGACCTGCTGCACAACGACGGGCTGCCGAGGCAAGTCACGCCCCATGCCTTCGAAGTCGGCAAGACCCTGGCGACCACATCGGGGGCGGTGGTGTTTCGCAACGAAATGCTCGAGCTGATCCAGTACAAGTCCATGAGCGAAAAGCAATACGCCAAGCCGTTGCTGATCGTGCCGCCGCAGATCAACAAGTTCTACATCTTCGACCTGAGCCCTTCCAACAGCTTCGTCCAGTACGCCCTGAAAAACGGTTTGCAGGTGTTCATCATCAGTTGGCGTAACCCCGATGTACGTCACCGCGAATGGGGCCTGTCCAGCTATGTCGAGGCGACGGAAGAGGCCATGAATGTCTGCCGGGCGATCACCGGTGCCCGCGAGGTCAACCTGATGGGGGCCTGCGCTGGCGGCATGACCATCGCCGCCCTGCAAGGCCATCTGCAAGCCAAGCGCCAACTGCGCCGGGTCGCCAGCGCCACTTACCTGGTGAGCCTGCTGGACAGCCAGATGGAGAGCCCGGCCACGCTGTTCACTGACGAGCAGACCCTTGAGGCCGCCAAGCGCCGTTCCTACCAGAAAGGCATCCTCGATGGCCGCGACATGGCCCGGGTGTTTGCCTGGATGCGCCCCAATGACCTGATCTGGACTTATTTCATCAATAACTACCTGCTGGGCAAGGAGCCGCCGGCGTTCGACATCCTCTACTGGAACAACGACTGCACCCGACTGCCGGCGGCCTACCATGGCGATCTGTTGGACTTTTTCAAGCACAACCCCCTGACCCAACCCGGCGGCCTGGAAGTGTGCGGCACACCAATCGACCTGCGCAAAGTGACGGTGGACAGCTTCAGCGTGGCGGGCATCAATGACCACATCACGCCATGGGATGCGGTTTATCGTTCCACGTTGCTGCTGGGTGGCGAACGACGCTTCGTGCTGTCCAACAGCGGCCACGTCCAGAGCATCCTCAACCCGCCGGGCAACCCCAAGGCCAATTACGTCGAAAACCCGAAACTGAGCAGCGACCCGCGAGCCTGGTATTACGATGCCAAGCATGTCGAAGGCAGTTGGTGGGCCCAGTGGCTGGGTTGGGTCCAGGAGCGCTCCGGCGCCCAGCGCGAAACACAGATGACCCTGGGCAACGCGAACTACCCGCCCCTGGAGGCGGCGCCGGGGACCTATGTGCGCGTGCGCTAG
- a CDS encoding phasin family protein, producing the protein MAKVILKKKTDVESSTLSDVKTYARKIWLAGLGAYTKVGQEGSEYFQELVKAGEVVETKGKKNIAGKLEAANSELIEAKTDVNTFKARVEVQLDKVEKVFDARVASALNRIGIPSKHDVETLSAKLDELTALLERVARKH; encoded by the coding sequence ATGGCCAAAGTTATTTTGAAGAAAAAAACCGACGTTGAATCTTCCACGCTCAGCGACGTGAAAACCTACGCGCGCAAAATCTGGCTGGCTGGCCTGGGCGCCTACACCAAGGTCGGTCAGGAAGGCAGCGAGTACTTCCAGGAACTGGTAAAAGCCGGTGAAGTTGTTGAAACCAAAGGTAAAAAGAACATTGCCGGAAAACTTGAAGCGGCCAACAGCGAACTGATTGAAGCCAAGACCGACGTCAATACATTCAAGGCCCGGGTTGAAGTACAGCTCGACAAAGTCGAGAAGGTCTTCGACGCCCGTGTTGCAAGTGCCTTGAATCGTATCGGCATTCCGTCTAAACATGACGTTGAGACACTCTCTGCTAAGCTCGATGAGCTGACGGCATTGCTCGAACGTGTCGCGCGTAAACATTAA
- a CDS encoding polyhydroxyalkanoic acid system family protein, giving the protein MARITVERAHGLGKEAARAKADQLAQKLSDSYGLAPQWSGDTLKLKRSGVNGEVHVGEDSIRVDVELGMLMSAMSGTIKTEIEKALDKALV; this is encoded by the coding sequence ATGGCCCGTATAACAGTTGAGCGTGCCCATGGCCTGGGCAAGGAAGCGGCCCGCGCAAAAGCCGACCAGTTGGCGCAAAAACTGTCCGACAGCTACGGCCTGGCGCCGCAGTGGTCGGGCGACACGCTGAAGCTCAAGCGCTCCGGGGTCAACGGCGAGGTGCATGTGGGCGAGGACTCGATCCGTGTCGATGTCGAACTGGGCATGTTGATGTCGGCCATGAGTGGCACGATCAAGACGGAAATTGAAAAAGCTTTGGATAAAGCGTTGGTTTGA
- a CDS encoding TetR/AcrR family transcriptional regulator, with protein sequence MKTRDRILECALQLFNEKGEPNVSTMEVANEIGISPGNLYYHFHGKEPLILGLFERFQGELAPLLDPPADVQLAPEDYWLFLHLIVERLAQYRFLFQDLSNLAGRLPKLAKGIRQLLNALKRTLASLLAQLKAQGMLVSDTQALGQLVEQITMTLLFSLDYQRILDREGEVRLVVYQVMMLVAPHLPPATKVATERLALRYLEEHD encoded by the coding sequence ATGAAAACCCGCGACCGCATTCTTGAATGCGCCCTGCAGTTGTTCAATGAGAAGGGCGAACCGAACGTTTCCACCATGGAAGTCGCCAACGAAATAGGCATCAGCCCAGGCAACCTCTATTACCACTTTCATGGCAAGGAGCCCCTCATCCTCGGTTTGTTCGAGCGTTTCCAGGGCGAGCTGGCACCGCTGCTGGACCCACCGGCAGATGTACAACTGGCGCCGGAGGACTATTGGCTGTTCCTGCACCTGATCGTCGAACGCCTGGCTCAATACCGTTTTCTGTTCCAGGACCTGTCGAACCTGGCCGGACGCCTGCCGAAACTGGCCAAGGGCATCCGCCAGTTGCTCAACGCCCTGAAACGCACCCTGGCCTCGCTGTTGGCGCAACTCAAGGCCCAGGGGATGCTGGTCAGCGACACCCAGGCATTGGGGCAACTGGTGGAACAGATCACCATGACCCTGCTGTTCTCGCTGGACTATCAGCGCATCCTCGACCGCGAGGGTGAGGTTCGACTGGTGGTCTATCAGGTCATGATGCTGGTGGCCCCACACCTGCCACCCGCGACCAAGGTGGCGACCGAACGATTGGCTCTGCGATACCTGGAAGAGCACGACTAA
- a CDS encoding phasin family protein has protein sequence MAGKKITEKEGSSWAGKIEKYSRKIWLAGLGVYSKIDTDGSKLFESLVKDGEKAEKLTKTAVGKQVDAAKGSAESAKSRMGGVKDRAMGKWDELEGAFDKRLNSAISRLGVPSRNEVKALHSKVDTLTKQIEKLTGAKVAPVAAKTAAAKPATKPATKPAAKPLVKAAAKTVAKPAAKAAAKPAAKTAAAKPAAKTAAKPVAAKPAAKAAAKPAAKPAAKTAAAKPAAKPAAKPAAKAAAKPAAAKKPAVKKPAAPKAAAPKAPTAAAKPATPTSPANSASAPTPAATPTPAPVSTTPTPQS, from the coding sequence ATGGCTGGCAAAAAAATTACCGAAAAAGAAGGCAGCTCGTGGGCCGGGAAGATTGAAAAGTATTCCCGCAAAATCTGGCTTGCTGGTTTAGGCGTGTACTCGAAGATCGACACTGACGGCAGCAAACTCTTCGAGTCCCTGGTTAAGGACGGCGAGAAGGCCGAAAAACTCACCAAGACGGCGGTCGGCAAACAGGTCGATGCCGCCAAGGGCTCTGCCGAGTCCGCCAAGTCGCGAATGGGCGGCGTGAAGGATCGGGCGATGGGCAAATGGGACGAACTGGAAGGGGCTTTCGACAAGCGCCTGAACAGCGCGATCTCACGTCTGGGCGTGCCGAGCCGCAATGAAGTCAAGGCGCTGCACAGCAAGGTCGATACCCTGACCAAGCAGATCGAAAAACTCACCGGCGCCAAGGTCGCGCCAGTGGCAGCCAAGACTGCGGCAGCCAAGCCTGCCACCAAGCCTGCCACCAAGCCGGCCGCCAAACCATTGGTCAAGGCCGCGGCGAAAACCGTCGCTAAACCTGCGGCAAAAGCAGCGGCCAAACCGGCGGCGAAAACCGCAGCGGCTAAACCTGCCGCCAAGACGGCAGCCAAACCGGTAGCGGCCAAGCCTGCGGCCAAAGCGGCAGCCAAGCCTGCCGCCAAACCCGCTGCTAAAACCGCGGCGGCCAAACCGGCAGCGAAACCAGCCGCCAAGCCTGCAGCAAAAGCGGCGGCCAAACCTGCTGCGGCGAAAAAACCGGCCGTGAAAAAGCCGGCCGCGCCAAAAGCAGCTGCACCGAAGGCGCCGACCGCGGCCGCCAAACCGGCTACCCCGACGAGCCCGGCGAACTCCGCGTCGGCTCCGACGCCGGCTGCCACTCCAACCCCAGCGCCGGTTTCAACGACGCCTACCCCCCAGTCCTGA
- the hslV gene encoding ATP-dependent protease subunit HslV, whose amino-acid sequence MTTIVSVRRHGKVVMGGDGQVSLGNTVMKGNAKKVRRLYHGQVIAGFAGATADAFTLFERFEGQLEKHQGHLVRAAVELAKEWRTDRSLSRLEAMLAVANKDASLIITGNGDVVEPEDGLIAMGSGGAYAQAAASALLKKTDLSAREIVETALGIAGDICVFTNHTQTIEEQDLAE is encoded by the coding sequence TTGACCACCATCGTTTCAGTCCGCCGTCATGGCAAAGTCGTCATGGGCGGCGACGGCCAGGTTTCACTAGGCAATACCGTGATGAAAGGCAACGCGAAGAAAGTCCGCCGCCTGTACCACGGCCAGGTCATCGCCGGCTTCGCCGGGGCCACTGCCGATGCTTTCACCCTGTTCGAACGTTTCGAAGGCCAGCTTGAGAAACATCAGGGCCATCTGGTACGTGCTGCCGTGGAGCTGGCCAAGGAATGGCGCACCGACCGCTCCCTGAGCCGCCTCGAAGCCATGCTCGCGGTCGCCAACAAGGACGCCTCGCTGATCATCACCGGCAACGGTGACGTCGTTGAACCCGAGGATGGCCTGATCGCCATGGGCTCCGGCGGTGCCTACGCCCAGGCCGCAGCCAGTGCCCTGTTGAAAAAGACCGATCTGTCGGCCCGCGAAATCGTCGAGACAGCGCTGGGCATCGCCGGCGACATCTGCGTCTTCACCAACCACACCCAGACCATTGAGGAGCAGGATCTCGCGGAATAA
- a CDS encoding gamma-butyrobetaine hydroxylase-like domain-containing protein, producing MTKLPSAINLHKASKTLTLKYAPDEEYHLPAEFLRVHSPSAEVQGHGKPILQYGKIGVGLTKVEPAGQYALKLTFDDGHDSGLFTWDYLYQLAVRQEDLWNDYLAELKAAGKTRDPNESVVKLML from the coding sequence ATGACCAAACTCCCCAGCGCCATCAACCTGCACAAAGCCTCCAAGACCCTGACGCTCAAATACGCACCGGACGAGGAGTATCACCTGCCCGCCGAATTCTTGCGGGTGCACTCGCCTTCCGCCGAGGTCCAGGGCCACGGCAAACCGATCCTGCAATACGGAAAAATCGGCGTCGGCCTGACCAAGGTCGAGCCGGCCGGCCAGTACGCACTGAAACTGACCTTCGACGACGGCCACGACAGCGGATTGTTCACCTGGGACTACCTGTACCAGTTGGCGGTACGCCAAGAGGACCTGTGGAACGACTATCTTGCCGAACTCAAGGCGGCCGGAAAAACCCGCGACCCGAACGAGTCAGTCGTCAAGCTGATGCTCTAA
- the hslU gene encoding ATP-dependent protease ATPase subunit HslU: protein MSMTPREIVHELNRHIIGQDDAKRAVAIALRNRWRRMQLPEELRVEVTPKNILMIGPTGVGKTEIARRLAKLANAPFIKVEATKFTEVGYVGRDVESIIRDLADAAIKLLREQEITKVRHRAEDAAEERILDALLPPARMGFNAESAATQDSNTRQLFRKRLREGQLDDKEIEIEVAEMAGVDISAPPGMEEMTNQLQSLFANMGKGKRKNRKLKVKEALKLVRDEEASRLVNEEELKAKALEAVEQHGIVFIDEIDKVAKRGNVGGADVSREGVQRDLLPLIEGCTVNTKLGMVKTDHILFIASGAFHLSKPSDLVPELQGRLPIRVELKALTPEDFERILSEPHASLTEQYCALLKTEGLNIEFAPEGIKRLAQIAWQVNEKTENIGARRLHTLLERLLEEVSFSAGDLASAHDEAPIIIDAEYVNSHLGELAENEDLSRYIL from the coding sequence ATGTCCATGACTCCCCGCGAAATCGTCCACGAACTCAACCGCCATATCATCGGCCAGGACGATGCCAAGCGCGCCGTCGCCATCGCCCTGCGTAACCGCTGGCGCCGGATGCAGCTGCCTGAAGAGCTGCGCGTTGAAGTGACCCCCAAGAACATCCTGATGATCGGCCCGACCGGTGTCGGTAAAACCGAGATCGCCCGTCGCCTGGCCAAACTCGCCAACGCGCCGTTCATCAAGGTCGAAGCCACCAAGTTCACCGAAGTCGGTTATGTCGGTCGCGACGTCGAATCGATCATCCGCGACCTGGCCGATGCCGCCATCAAGCTGCTGCGCGAACAGGAAATCACCAAGGTCCGCCACCGTGCCGAAGATGCCGCCGAAGAGCGCATCCTCGATGCACTGCTGCCGCCGGCGCGCATGGGCTTCAACGCCGAGTCCGCGGCGACCCAGGATTCCAACACCCGCCAGCTGTTCCGCAAGCGCCTGCGCGAAGGCCAACTGGACGACAAGGAAATCGAGATCGAGGTGGCCGAAATGGCCGGCGTCGACATCTCCGCGCCGCCGGGCATGGAGGAAATGACCAATCAATTGCAAAGCCTGTTCGCCAACATGGGCAAGGGCAAGCGCAAGAACCGCAAGCTCAAGGTCAAGGAAGCGCTGAAACTGGTTCGCGATGAAGAAGCCAGTCGCCTGGTCAACGAAGAAGAATTGAAAGCCAAGGCCCTGGAGGCCGTCGAGCAGCACGGCATCGTGTTCATCGACGAAATCGACAAGGTCGCCAAGCGCGGCAATGTCGGCGGTGCCGATGTGTCCCGCGAAGGCGTGCAACGCGACCTGCTGCCGCTGATCGAAGGCTGCACGGTCAACACCAAGCTGGGCATGGTCAAGACCGACCACATCCTGTTCATCGCCTCCGGTGCGTTCCACCTGAGCAAACCCAGTGACCTGGTGCCCGAGCTGCAGGGTCGCCTGCCGATCCGTGTCGAGCTCAAGGCACTGACGCCGGAAGACTTCGAACGCATCCTGAGTGAGCCCCATGCGTCCCTGACCGAACAGTATTGTGCCCTGCTCAAGACTGAAGGCCTGAACATCGAGTTCGCACCGGAAGGCATCAAACGTCTGGCGCAGATCGCCTGGCAGGTCAACGAGAAGACCGAGAACATCGGCGCCCGTCGCCTGCACACGCTGCTCGAACGCCTGCTCGAAGAAGTCTCGTTCAGCGCCGGCGACCTGGCCAGCGCTCACGACGAAGCACCGATCATCATCGATGCCGAGTACGTCAACAGCCACCTGGGTGAATTGGCAGAGAACGAAGACCTGTCGCGGTATATCCTGTAA
- the phaZ gene encoding poly(3-hydroxyalkanoate) depolymerase, with the protein MPQPYIFRTVDLDGQTLRTAVRPGKPHLTPLLIFNGIGANLELVFPFIQALDPDLEVIAFDVPGVGGSSTPSRPYRFPGLAKLTARMLDYLDYGQVNVIGVSWGGALAQQFAHDYPERCKKLVLAATAAGAVMVPGKPKVLWMMASPRRYVQPSHVMRIAPLIYGGSFRRDPSLAASHAAKVRSAGKLGYYWQLFAGLGWTSIHWLHKIHQPTLVLAGDDDPLIPLINMRMLAWRIPNAQLHIIDDGHLFLITRAEAVAPIIMKFLEEERQRAVMHPHPAPLGGG; encoded by the coding sequence ATGCCGCAACCGTACATCTTCCGTACCGTCGATCTGGATGGCCAGACCTTGCGCACCGCGGTACGTCCCGGCAAGCCTCATTTGACGCCCCTGCTGATTTTCAACGGCATCGGCGCCAACCTTGAGCTGGTGTTCCCGTTCATCCAGGCCCTGGACCCGGACCTGGAAGTCATCGCCTTTGACGTGCCCGGCGTTGGCGGCTCGTCGACGCCCAGCCGGCCCTATCGCTTTCCCGGCCTGGCAAAACTCACCGCGCGGATGCTCGATTACCTCGATTACGGGCAGGTCAACGTGATCGGCGTGTCCTGGGGCGGCGCCCTGGCCCAGCAATTTGCCCATGACTACCCTGAGCGCTGCAAAAAGCTGGTGCTGGCGGCCACCGCCGCTGGCGCGGTGATGGTGCCGGGCAAACCGAAAGTGCTGTGGATGATGGCAAGTCCTCGACGCTATGTGCAGCCGTCCCACGTTATGCGCATCGCCCCACTGATCTACGGCGGCTCGTTCCGCCGTGACCCAAGCCTGGCGGCCAGTCACGCGGCCAAGGTTCGTTCGGCCGGCAAGCTGGGTTATTACTGGCAACTGTTCGCCGGCCTGGGCTGGACCAGCATCCACTGGCTGCACAAGATCCACCAGCCGACCCTGGTGCTGGCCGGCGACGACGATCCGCTGATCCCGTTGATCAACATGCGCATGCTGGCCTGGCGCATCCCCAACGCCCAACTGCACATCATCGACGACGGTCATCTGTTCCTGATTACCCGGGCCGAGGCTGTGGCGCCGATCATCATGAAGTTTCTGGAGGAAGAACGTCAGCGCGCGGTCATGCACCCGCATCCCGCGCCGCTGGGTGGCGGCTGA
- the ubiE gene encoding bifunctional demethylmenaquinone methyltransferase/2-methoxy-6-polyprenyl-1,4-benzoquinol methylase UbiE: protein MTDQRKGSDAEPTTHFGFKNVPESQKAEKVAEVFHSVAAKYDLMNDLLSGGMHRLWKRFAIELSGVRSGNRVLDIAGGTGDLTKKFSHIVGPAGQVVLADINESMLKVGRDRLLDLGVAGNVEFVQADAEKLPFPDNHFDCVTIAFGLRNVTHKEDALRSMLRVLKPGGRLLVLEFSKPTNRLMSKAYDAYSFAFMPLMGKLITNDSESYRYLAESIRMHPDQETLKSMMVEAGFDRVTYHNMTSGIVALHRGIKP from the coding sequence ATGACTGATCAGCGCAAAGGCAGCGATGCCGAACCCACCACTCACTTCGGCTTCAAGAACGTGCCGGAAAGCCAGAAGGCGGAAAAAGTCGCTGAGGTTTTCCACTCGGTAGCCGCCAAATATGACTTGATGAACGATCTGCTCTCGGGTGGCATGCACCGTCTGTGGAAGCGTTTCGCGATCGAGCTGTCGGGTGTGCGCAGCGGTAATCGCGTGCTGGACATCGCCGGTGGCACGGGCGACCTGACGAAGAAGTTTTCCCACATTGTCGGGCCGGCCGGTCAGGTGGTGCTCGCCGACATCAACGAGTCCATGCTCAAGGTCGGTCGTGACCGCCTGCTGGACCTGGGTGTGGCCGGCAATGTCGAGTTCGTCCAGGCCGACGCCGAGAAGCTGCCCTTCCCCGACAACCATTTCGACTGCGTCACCATCGCCTTCGGCCTGCGCAACGTCACCCATAAGGAAGACGCCCTGCGCTCGATGCTGCGAGTACTCAAGCCCGGCGGCCGCCTGCTGGTGCTGGAATTCTCCAAACCGACCAACAGGCTGATGTCCAAGGCCTACGACGCTTACTCGTTCGCCTTCATGCCACTGATGGGCAAGCTGATCACCAACGACTCGGAAAGCTATCGCTACCTGGCCGAATCGATCCGCATGCACCCGGACCAGGAAACCCTGAAGTCGATGATGGTCGAGGCCGGTTTCGACCGCGTGACCTACCACAACATGACCTCGGGCATCGTGGCCCTGCACCGCGGTATCAAGCCCTGA
- the phaC gene encoding class II poly(R)-hydroxyalkanoic acid synthase, with product MSNKNNDDLKYQASENTLGLNPVVGLRRKDLLASARMVLTQAIKQPLHSVKHVAHFGVELKNVLFGRSELQPAGDDRRFNDPAWSQNPLYKRYLQTYLAWRKELHAWIDDSSLSPQDISRGHFVINLMTEAMAPTNSAANPAAVKRFFETGGKSLLDGLSHLAKDLVNNGGMPSQVDMGAFEVGKSLGVTEGAVVFRNDVLELIQYRPITEQVHERPLLVVPPQINKFYVFDLSPDKSLARFCLRSNVQTFIVSWRNPTKEQREWGLSTYIEALKEAVDVVTAITGSKDVNMLGACSGGITCTALLGHYAALGEKKVNALTLLVSVLDTTLDTDVALFVDEQTLEAAKRHSYQAGVLEGRDMAKVFAWMRPNDLIWNYWVNNYLLGNEPPVFDILFWNNDTTRLPAAFHGDLIEMFKNNPLIRPNALEVCGTPIDLKQVTADIFSLAGTNDHITPWKSCYKSAQLFGGKVEFVLSSSGHIQSILNPPGNPKSRYMTSEDMPTKAEDWQENSTKHTDSWWLHWQAWQAERSGKLKKAPTVLGNKTYPAGEAAPGTYVHER from the coding sequence ATGAGCAACAAGAACAACGATGACCTGAAGTACCAGGCCTCGGAAAATACCCTGGGGTTGAATCCTGTCGTCGGCTTGCGCAGAAAAGATCTGCTGGCCTCTGCCCGAATGGTGCTGACCCAGGCCATCAAACAACCGTTGCACAGCGTCAAGCACGTCGCCCATTTCGGCGTCGAACTCAAGAACGTCCTGTTCGGCAGATCCGAACTGCAACCTGCGGGCGATGACCGTCGCTTCAACGACCCGGCCTGGAGCCAGAACCCGCTCTACAAACGCTATCTGCAAACCTACCTGGCGTGGCGCAAGGAGCTGCACGCCTGGATCGACGACAGCAGCCTTTCGCCCCAGGACATCAGCCGCGGTCACTTCGTGATCAACCTGATGACCGAAGCCATGGCCCCGACCAATTCGGCAGCCAACCCGGCGGCGGTCAAACGCTTCTTCGAAACCGGCGGCAAGAGCCTGCTGGACGGCCTTTCGCACCTGGCCAAGGACCTGGTAAACAACGGCGGGATGCCGAGCCAGGTCGACATGGGCGCATTCGAAGTCGGCAAGAGCCTGGGCGTGACGGAAGGCGCCGTGGTGTTTCGCAACGACGTGCTGGAGTTGATCCAGTACCGGCCCATCACCGAACAGGTCCATGAGCGCCCACTGCTGGTGGTACCGCCGCAGATCAACAAGTTCTATGTCTTCGACCTGAGCCCGGACAAGAGCCTGGCGCGCTTCTGCCTGCGCAGCAACGTGCAGACGTTCATTGTCAGCTGGCGCAACCCCACCAAGGAGCAGCGCGAGTGGGGCCTGTCGACGTATATCGAAGCGCTCAAGGAAGCGGTGGACGTGGTCACGGCCATCACCGGCAGCAAGGATGTGAACATGCTCGGTGCCTGCTCGGGCGGCATCACCTGCACCGCGCTACTGGGGCACTACGCCGCCCTGGGCGAGAAGAAGGTCAACGCCCTGACCTTGCTGGTGAGCGTGCTCGACACCACCCTGGACACCGACGTGGCGCTGTTCGTCGACGAGCAGACCCTGGAAGCGGCCAAGCGTCACTCCTATCAGGCCGGCGTGCTCGAAGGTCGCGACATGGCCAAGGTCTTCGCCTGGATGCGTCCCAACGACCTGATCTGGAACTACTGGGTCAACAACTATCTGCTGGGCAACGAACCGCCGGTGTTCGACATCCTGTTCTGGAACAACGACACCACCCGGCTGCCGGCGGCGTTCCATGGCGACCTCATCGAGATGTTCAAGAACAACCCGCTGATCCGGCCCAATGCACTGGAAGTGTGCGGTACACCGATCGACCTCAAGCAGGTCACCGCCGACATCTTCTCCCTCGCCGGCACCAACGACCACATCACCCCGTGGAAGTCCTGCTACAAGTCCGCGCAACTGTTTGGCGGCAAGGTGGAGTTCGTGTTGTCGAGCAGCGGTCACATCCAAAGCATCCTCAACCCACCGGGCAACCCCAAGTCGCGCTACATGACCAGCGAGGACATGCCGACCAAGGCCGAGGACTGGCAGGAGAACTCCACCAAACACACCGACTCCTGGTGGCTGCATTGGCAGGCGTGGCAGGCAGAGCGCTCGGGGAAACTGAAGAAGGCCCCCACGGTGTTGGGCAACAAGACTTATCCAGCGGGAGAAGCGGCGCCCGGCACTTATGTGCATGAGCGGTAA
- a CDS encoding SPOR domain-containing protein: protein MAAKKKPAPKRGASRYQPPAKQPIPGWLWMAIGLTVGAFIVFLMKLEPGQGDDVKRVRQEQQKATRIAEANKTPPSPTQPVKPKYDFYTLLPESEVIVPPDAVPEKTLPTPQVPQVPTTPVTPAEAAKIDTARAQAALAGITPPPAPPVQKAAPVTKFFLQAGSFRKEADADKVRAQIILLGQSVAVESGTVKEETWYRVLVGPFSNREELTKAQKQLAGSGFSNLLLQQRQSR from the coding sequence TTGGCCGCCAAGAAAAAACCTGCACCCAAACGTGGCGCCAGTCGTTACCAGCCTCCAGCCAAACAGCCGATTCCGGGCTGGTTGTGGATGGCCATCGGCCTGACCGTTGGCGCTTTCATTGTGTTTCTGATGAAACTGGAACCGGGCCAGGGCGATGACGTCAAGCGCGTGCGCCAAGAGCAGCAGAAGGCCACGCGCATCGCCGAGGCCAACAAGACCCCGCCGAGCCCGACGCAACCGGTCAAGCCCAAATACGACTTCTATACCCTGCTGCCGGAATCGGAAGTCATCGTGCCGCCCGATGCCGTGCCGGAGAAGACCCTACCGACGCCGCAAGTGCCGCAGGTGCCCACCACACCGGTGACCCCGGCCGAAGCGGCGAAGATCGACACCGCCCGCGCCCAGGCTGCCCTGGCCGGCATCACGCCGCCACCGGCACCGCCGGTGCAGAAGGCCGCTCCGGTGACGAAGTTCTTCCTGCAGGCCGGCTCGTTCCGCAAGGAAGCCGACGCCGACAAGGTCCGGGCGCAGATCATTCTGCTGGGCCAGTCCGTGGCGGTGGAGTCCGGTACGGTGAAGGAAGAAACCTGGTATCGGGTGCTGGTCGGTCCATTCAGCAACCGCGAAGAACTGACAAAGGCCCAAAAGCAACTGGCCGGCAGCGGTTTCAGCAACCTGTTGTTACAACAGCGCCAGAGCCGCTGA